Proteins encoded in a region of the Ornithodoros turicata isolate Travis chromosome 3, ASM3712646v1, whole genome shotgun sequence genome:
- the LOC135388945 gene encoding protein KRTCAP2 homolog yields the protein MSVSSGASGVLSLCLFCLLFAAMQIYRTQLTSSQPMTIVGGFLGSILFILILTFTGNVQKKLFGHAVQTKLFPEVVGCMVLAMTAAGMVHRVCVTTCFIFSLLALYYLSKISVKTYGTGVSPPPAAALSKSKKGR from the exons ATGT CCGTGTCGTCCGGAGCGTCTGGAGTGCTTTCGCTATGCCTGTTCTGCCTACTATTTGCAGCAATGCAAATCTACAGGACTCAACTTACTTCCAGTCAGCCAATGACGATCGTGGGTGGTTTCCTGGGATCGATCCTGTTCATCCTCATTTTGACT TTCACTGGCAACGTCCAGAAAAAATTGTTTGGACATGCTGTACAGACAAAGCTGTTTCCTGAAG TCGTAGGTTGCATGGTTCTCGCCATGACTGCTGCGGGTATGGTGCACAGGGTTTGTGTAACAACATG TTTCATCTTCTCCCTCCTGGCGCTCTACTACTTGTCTAAAATATCGGTGAAGACCTACGGAACAGGTGTTTCCCCTCCGCCAGCTGCTGCACTCAGCAAATCCAAGAAAGGACGATAA